The genome window AGAGCGCGGAGTTGCCGAAGAGCAGCAGCGACGTCGCCATGAAGACCGCCGCCGCCCATTTCGCAGCGCCGCCCTGGGCGACGATGATGAGCACTGCACCGGCGACGATCGCGATCGGGAAGGTGGCAGCGTGGATCCAGCCGCGCCAGGTGGGCTTGATCTCGACTGCCGCATCGTGCGCCGCCTCCTCCAGGAGGGGCAGCTGGGGGACGTCAGGTACCGAGGAGTCGGGTGTGCTCACGCCCTCACTCTATGCGGGCCGCCATTCCACCAGGCGTACATATCCTGAGCGTCAGCCCACTCGCTCAGGCCTCGGCACGATAGCGTAGGGAGGTGATGTCACGTGATGGTCAGGGGCGGGGGCCGCTGTACCGGCTCTACACCAGCAGGCTGCGCCGCCACCTCGACCCGGCGTCCGTTCCTCACCATGTCGCGATGATGATCGACGGGAATCGGCGATGGGCCCGACAGCTCGGATACGAGACCCCGGCAGAGGGACACCGAGCAGGTGCCGCCAAAATGCGGGAGTTCCTCGGATGGTGCGACGAGCTCGGCGTGCGCGTCGTCTCGCTGTATCTGCTCTCCAGCGACAATCTGCTCAAACGCGACTCCGCAGAGCTGGCAGACCTCATCGAGATCATCGCGGAGCTCGCTGAGGCGCTGTCGCAGGAGCCCAACTGGCGTGTCAAGCACGTCGGGCGATCCGATATTCTGCCGCCGGAGCTCGCCAGGGTGCTCGACGACGCGCAGGAGCGCACGCGCGATCACACCGGACTCCATGTGAATCTCGCGGTCGGCTACGGCGGACGCAACGAGATCGTCGACGCGGTACGCAGCATCGTCACGTCGCATCAGGCCTCGGGCGGAACGATCGAGGATCTCGCCGCGCACCTCACGCCCGAGATGATCGGCGAGCACCTCTACACGGGCGGACAGCCTGATCCGGACCTCGTCATCCGCACGAGCGGTGAGCAGCGCCTGAGCGACTTCCTGCTCTGGCAGAGCGCCCACAGCGAGTTCTACTTCGTCGAGGCTCTCGGTCCGGATCTCAGGCAGGTCGACTTCCTGCGAGCGATCCGCGACTTCGCCGACCGCGATCGGCGTTTCGGGCGCTGATCCGAGGCCTCTGCACCGTCGTGCCAGAATTGGTCGGTGAGTGCTTTCGACGCCTACCTCGCCTCTTTCGAGGGTGAGCCGGGATATCTGAACTGGGCTGCCTTCGGGCCGCTGTCTCCTTCCGTCCGCGAGGAGGTGTTCGCCGACGCGGATCTGCTCGCGAGCGGTCGTCCCTCGTCGCTCGCGCTCGTGGCAGAGCGGGTCGGACAGGCACAGGATCTCGTCGCGGAGATGCTCGGGGCTGAGCCCGCGGATATCACCCTTCAGCCGTCCTCGACTCACGGCCTGATGCACGCCCTGTACGGGTTGAGCGGATCGGTCATCGCGGGTGGCGCCGAGTTCCCGAGCGTCAGCCTCACCCTCGAGCGTGCTGCCGCGGCATCGCGCGGATCGCTCGACCCGCGTTGGCTCACGCCGGCGGACGGACGCATCACGCCGGATGCCGTCGCCGACGCGCTCGACGCGGATGTCTCCGCTCTGGTGCTGAGCCACGTGGATTTCCGCACCGGCTATCGCGCCGACCTCGCGGCGCTGCGAGAGCTGATCGGTCCCGACCGTCTGCTGATCGTCGACGCCGTGCAGTCCTTCGGTGTGCTGGACGTCGACTACTCCGCAGCCGATGTCGTGGTCGGCCACGGATACAAGTGGCTCCGCGCCGGGCGCGGCAGCGGTTTCGCGTGGTTCTCGCCCCGCGCGCGGGAGAGGATCGCGCCGCTGCTCAGCGGCATCACAGGCTCATCGTCCGCGGGCCTTCCCGTCGACGAGCTCCCGGCTCCGGCACCGACAGCACAGGCCTACACGGTCAGCGGCCCCGACACGCTCGCGGCCGGTCGGCTCGCGATCGGCCTTCGAGACATGCGCGACGCCGGCGTGGCGACGATCGAGGCACGTCTCGCCGAGCAGGTCGACGAGGTCCTCGAGATCGCCGACCGGCACGGCATCCCGGTGATCTCCCCCCGCGCGCGAGAGCACCGTGCCGGCATCGTGTCGCTGCTGCCCGCCGAGCCCGCGCATCTCGCCGCGGCGCTGGCGAACGCGGGTCTCGTGGTCACCGCGCGCGGCTCATCTATCCGGGTGGCGCCCCACGCAGGCACGGATGCCGCCACGCTGGCGATGCTCGACGAGGCGCTTCAGGGACACGGCACCACCCGTTAATCAACACGTAACGAAGTGGTGGCGTGTCGAGTCGCGTTAATGTCGGCACCTGGTCGTAGCTTCTAGGCATCGGGCAAGGTGCCCGTCGGGTCGGCCTCAGGTTGACGACTCGTGACCCCCTGGTCGACTCGTTCGAAAAACCGGGATTCTCCCCGGGTCGGGAGTGGGTCGTGACCTCACGTACAGCGCAGCAGTCCGCAAGCACCGCGCAGCAGTCCACCCGTAAGACGACGACGCGAGCGGCGTCCGCTGATCCTGATCAGGATCTCCGGACCTACGTGCTCGACACGTCCGTCCTGCTGAGCGATCCGCAGGCGTTCTTCCGGTTCGCCGAGCATTCGGTCGTGCTCCCGGTGGTCGTCATCACCGAGCTCGAGGGCAAGCGCCACGACCCGGAGATCGGCTACTTCGCCCGGCAGGCGCTGCGTCACCTCGACGACCTGCGCGTCGAGCACGGTCGACTGGACTTCCCGGTCGAGGTCGGAGAGGGCGGCACGCTTCGCGTCGAGCTCGCCAACACCGATGCCTCCGTGCTTCCGGCAGGTATCCGGCTCAGCGACAACGACACCCGCATCCTCTCGGTCGCCATGCATCTGGCGCAGGACGGGCAGGACGTCACGATCGTCTCGAAGGACCTCCCGATGCGCGTGAAGGCCGCGTCCCTCGG of Microbacterium sp. LWH13-1.2 contains these proteins:
- a CDS encoding aminotransferase class V-fold PLP-dependent enzyme → MSAFDAYLASFEGEPGYLNWAAFGPLSPSVREEVFADADLLASGRPSSLALVAERVGQAQDLVAEMLGAEPADITLQPSSTHGLMHALYGLSGSVIAGGAEFPSVSLTLERAAAASRGSLDPRWLTPADGRITPDAVADALDADVSALVLSHVDFRTGYRADLAALRELIGPDRLLIVDAVQSFGVLDVDYSAADVVVGHGYKWLRAGRGSGFAWFSPRARERIAPLLSGITGSSSAGLPVDELPAPAPTAQAYTVSGPDTLAAGRLAIGLRDMRDAGVATIEARLAEQVDEVLEIADRHGIPVISPRAREHRAGIVSLLPAEPAHLAAALANAGLVVTARGSSIRVAPHAGTDAATLAMLDEALQGHGTTR
- a CDS encoding isoprenyl transferase, yielding MSRDGQGRGPLYRLYTSRLRRHLDPASVPHHVAMMIDGNRRWARQLGYETPAEGHRAGAAKMREFLGWCDELGVRVVSLYLLSSDNLLKRDSAELADLIEIIAELAEALSQEPNWRVKHVGRSDILPPELARVLDDAQERTRDHTGLHVNLAVGYGGRNEIVDAVRSIVTSHQASGGTIEDLAAHLTPEMIGEHLYTGGQPDPDLVIRTSGEQRLSDFLLWQSAHSEFYFVEALGPDLRQVDFLRAIRDFADRDRRFGR